ACACGACCAGAAACAGTTCCGGATCATGCTTGAGGCTGAAGTACCGCCGAAGGGTTATTGCTCCGTCAGACAGCAGGTACTGCTTCTTCTCCGACACGGTTGGTTCTCCTTTCTTTCCTGTTTCTCATGCGGCACCTGTCCAAACAATCCGGACAGATTTTACGGGCATAATCGACCCCCAGCGCCCTGCCGCATTTGACGCATTTCTTCGCTGCGACCAGTTTTTCCTTCCGCTTGATGTACTGAAAGCGGCTGTCCAGATCGGGTATCCAGTATTCACCTGTTTTCTGGCTTATATTGGCCCAGAGCAGCGCCCTGCTCAGCGCTTCGTTCAGGCTGATACCGTAAATTCTGTTCGCGCTTACCGCGGCGTTCAGCACGAACACCAGGGCTTCCTGCGGGCGGTTAAATGGTTTTTCTGCATTCATTCGCCACCACCTCCATTATACCGCCGCCAGGAATTTCTGGCGGCTGAATTAACCAACAGACAACCGAATAGGCACAGCAGAATTATCTGTTGTTCTTGACCTATGGTTCCATATTTGATACCATATAACCAGGACGGTGGTCAACCCATGACAAAGTTTGATAAACTATACGCCAAAATTGTCCGCAACCCCAAAAAAGTTAACTTTGACGAACTGGACAAACTTCTCAGACGCTACGGCTTTGAATGCAGGCAACCCAGCAAAGGCTCCAGCCATTACAACTACTACCATCCAGATCTGCCTGAACTTATTACCATTCCTTACGACCGGCCAATTAAAGCCGTATATGTCAAAGAAGCGATAAAAGCCTTGAAGAAACTCCAGGAAGGAAGTGAATCAGAATGAAAGATTTGAATTACT
This region of Bacillota bacterium genomic DNA includes:
- a CDS encoding type II toxin-antitoxin system HicA family toxin; this encodes MTKFDKLYAKIVRNPKKVNFDELDKLLRRYGFECRQPSKGSSHYNYYHPDLPELITIPYDRPIKAVYVKEAIKALKKLQEGSESE